A section of the Amycolatopsis sp. AA4 genome encodes:
- a CDS encoding IclR family transcriptional regulator, whose protein sequence is MTESTAKAHRTVGRVTSILECVARQPGMRLHELSVALDAPKSSVFGLVKGLVSTGYLVEADGAYRLGPALGNLLTGGLPGIATAARPALEELRRRFGETVMLGAAVGDSLIYVDAVESEQPIRYSAPLRTRRPLYPPSAGKIFLAYWSARRREAYLKSVLPDADRVRAAMEELDTVRAKGVALNRGETLPDVSAAARPILVDGEVVAAIAVAGPTPRISGRLPEIGDALAGIAAAVVKRWEAARQG, encoded by the coding sequence ATGACCGAGTCGACGGCCAAGGCCCACCGGACGGTCGGCCGCGTCACCAGCATCCTCGAATGCGTCGCGCGGCAGCCCGGCATGCGGCTGCACGAGCTGTCGGTGGCCCTCGACGCGCCGAAATCCTCGGTGTTCGGCCTGGTCAAAGGCTTGGTGTCGACCGGCTACCTGGTCGAGGCCGACGGCGCCTACCGGCTCGGTCCCGCGCTGGGGAACCTGCTCACCGGCGGCCTGCCCGGCATCGCGACCGCGGCCCGGCCGGCGCTGGAGGAACTGCGCCGCCGCTTCGGCGAGACCGTGATGCTGGGCGCCGCGGTCGGCGATTCGCTGATCTACGTGGACGCGGTCGAGTCCGAACAGCCGATCCGCTACTCCGCGCCGTTGCGCACGCGGCGGCCGCTGTATCCGCCGAGCGCGGGCAAGATCTTCCTCGCGTACTGGTCGGCGCGCCGGCGCGAGGCGTACCTGAAGTCAGTGCTCCCGGACGCCGATCGAGTGCGGGCCGCGATGGAGGAACTCGACACCGTCCGCGCCAAGGGGGTCGCGCTCAACCGCGGCGAAACCCTGCCGGACGTGAGCGCGGCGGCGCGCCCGATCCTGGTCGACGGAGAGGTGGTCGCGGCGATCGCGGTCGCCGGTCCCACCCCGCGGATTTCCGGACGGCTGCCGGAGATCGGCGACGCGCTGGCGGGCATCGCCGCGGCGGTCGTGAAGCGCTGGGAAGCCGCGCGCCAGGGCTGA